In one window of Porites lutea chromosome 8, jaPorLute2.1, whole genome shotgun sequence DNA:
- the LOC140947086 gene encoding uncharacterized protein yields MTFRHFHWLILGIAFLIESGQMKDVFGMPSRLFMGGSNLCFDFGSSPGLQEIHSEYIAYEVLFSDETSLIANTSYCNLHVWIDGSKGILLHGRDKGSFHKIDARLKIENPEFYKIYINREHQAWFDHRSRVNLIMLISCPNRKLIRCIQFQERKELLPLQRRLLSVGGNDLYLHRSPNKGLQPLQTVIMLIAGVVLLVIAGSLCSVCNKDRDNLSESEKRAQILSYHERLPSHYESMPREQKVQQEIVLETKDDVVVERAERTESLNVENHVALYDELTVSVQHVAPQSVEDETFEGVNHVPNNEHQVQRSEHNVQSCESHVSSSEQNVQSNAQHVSSSEQHAQGSVQHVPGAALGIPPSLQSSVQHVSSTAVNHMTEDEKKKRSSKDEHDHEEHKGRFWKRTRSSKKSAASTDTKRTSDTVLRAEEEQKHHDRRSKKGSKEFKGKAGKPNERKSSSESEERKPSDEHRRERPREKTPTLDRHSRGLPTTPLPPAPPGSHGHTLPDRPLPERQSSAPDGTGLEEDNNYEIVEKRKTRSVENIDLATDEKYDAVRIEVEKPRTVRSAVESINVERPDSWRGSDIYEIVEETSQAEDLYDEVENNKKENSEKDEDEDPEDPYSRIKKLKEMEALENLELYEEVDTKPEIEVTSPDQLVVSIDEGSIRSRCKSDTAGLQKPSNEFIRRCHTIDVVRERQGVDASSEGKVSNALVDYLYAKVDLSKKKKRLAENHTGEEWSDDNPPPLPPVYISSRQIQIEMGTVEGAEDSLYDEVAPSSSDNTPLLNNDLSVPDTGADEDKRLSAASGYYELVEVKHEVPTVDGNYTGIVDEGPRPKSSSSGRAEPAHVDSSSTLACASSAVIDSNGTAEGEDEDGAPHYEIVTPRRTEKKVSKTTDVAWI; encoded by the exons ATGACCTTCCGCCACTTTCACTGGTTGATTTTGGGGATTGCTTTCTTGATTGAAAGTGGACAAATGAAAGATGTTTTTGGAATGCCTTCGAGACTGTTCATGGGCGGAAGTAATCTGTGCTTCGATTTTGGATCGTCGCCCGGACTACAGGAAATACACAGTGAATACATTGCTTATGAAGTTCTTTTCAGCGATGAGACATCTTTGATCGCTAATACCAGTTACTGCAATCTCCATGTCTGGATTGATGGTTCGAAAGGGATATTATTACATGGAAGAGATAAAGGATCGTTCCACAAAATCGACGCTCGCTTGAAAATTGAGAATCCGGAATTCTATAAG aTCTATATCAACagagaacatcaagcctggttCGACCATCGATCACGCGTGAATCTGATCATGCTGATTTCATGTCCCAACCGGAAGTTAATACGTTGCATTCagtttcaagaaagaaaag agcTGTTACCTCTGCAAAGAAGACTGTTGAGTGTGGGTGGTAATGACCTGTACTTGCACAGGAGTCCCAATAAAGGCCTACAACCGCTGCAAACAGTCATCATGTTGATTGCAGGAGTTGTGCTTCTTGTTATAGCTGGAAGCCTGTGCTCTGTTTGTAACAAAGACCGGGATAACCTATCCGA ATCAGAGAAAAGAGCTCAAATATTATCCTATCATGAACGCTTGCCAAGTCATTATGAG TCAATGCCACGAGAGCAAAAAGTTCAACAAGAAATAGTCTTGGAGACAAAGGATGACGTAGTTGTTGAAAGGGCAGAAAGAACTGAATCTCTCAACGTAGAAAACCACGTTGCGCTGTATGACGAGCTGACAGTAAGCGTTCAGCACGTAGCACCGCAAAGCGTGGAAGATGAGACGTTCGAGGGCGTGAACCATGTACCAAATAACGAGCACCAAGTGCAAAGAAGTGAACACAACGTTCAAAGTTGCGAAAGCCACGTGTCAAGTAGTGAACAGAACGTGCAAAGTAATGCACAGCACGTGTCAAGTAGTGAACAACACGCGCAAGGTAGCGTGCAGCACGTGCCAGGTGCTGCGCTAGGGATACCGCCTAGTTTGCAAAGTAGTGTGCAACACGTGTCGTCGACGGCTGTGAATCACATGACcgaagatgaaaagaaaaaacgaagtAGCAAAGACGAACATGATCATGAAGAGCATAAAGGCAGATTTTGGAAACGCACTCGCTCATCCAAAAAAAGTGCAGCCAGCACTGATACCAAGAGGACTTCAGATACAGTTTTAAGAGCAGAGGAAGAACAAAAGCATCACGATAGACGATCAAAGAAAGGTTCTAAAGAATTTAAGGGCAAAGCAGGGAAACCTAACGAAAGAAAAAGTTCCTCAGAAAGCGAAGAAAGAAAACCTTCAGATGAACACCGAAGGGAGAGACCACGAGAGAAGACACCAACACTGGATCGGCACTCACGAGGACTTCCGACAACACCACTACCACCTGCCCCACCGGGCTCACATGGGCATACCCTTCCAGATCGACCCCTCCCCGAAAGGCAGAGTTCTGCCCCGGATGGTACTGGGTTGGAAGAAGATAACAACTATGAAATAgtagaaaaacgaaaaacgagATCTGTGGAGAATATCGACCTTGCAACCGATGAAAAATACGATGCTGTTCGGATTGAAGTCGAAAAGCCCCGCACTGTTCGTTCCGCTGTCGAATCGATCAACGTAGAGCGCCCCGATAGTTGGAGGGGTAGTGACATTTACGAAATCGTCGAGGAAACAAGCCAGGCTGAAGATCTGTACGACGAAGTGGAAAACAATAAGAAAGAGAACAGCGAGAAGGACGAAGACGAGGATCCTGAGGACCCTTATTCGCGAATTAAAAAGCTTAAAGAAATGGAAGCTTTGGAGAACTTAGAACTCTACGAGGAAGTCGATACAAAGCCGGAAATTGAAGTGACAAGCCCCGATCAATTAGTAGTAAGCATTGACGAGGGGTCGATTCGCAGTCGCTGTAAGAGCGATACAGCTGGCCTTCAGAAACCTAGTAACGAGTTTATCAGACGGTGTCACACAATCGACGTGGTGCGGGAGAGACAAGGCGTGGATGCATCCTCAGAAGGCAAGGTTTCAAATGCGTTAGTGGATTATCTTTACGCTAAAGTGGATCTCagtaagaaaaagaagagactTGCAGAGAATCACACTGGAGAGGAATGGAGCGATGAcaatccccctcccctccccccagtTTATATTTCATCTAGGCAAATTCAGATCGAGATGGGAACAGTTGAAG GTGCTGAAGACAGCCTGTACGATGAAGTTGCGCCGAGTTCAAGTGATAATACGCCTCTTTTAAACAACGACTTATCTGTTCCCGATACTGGTGCAGATGAGGACAAAAGATTATCGGCCGCTTCCGGCTACTACGAACTTGTTGAAGTCAAACACGAGGTTCCTACTGTTGATGGTAATTATACAGGGATTGTAGATGAGGGGCCTAGGCCCAAATCGAGCAGTAGTGGTCGAGCGGAACCTGCGCACGTGGACAGCAGTAGCACGCTTGCGTGCGCTTCATCTGCGGTAATCGATTCTAATGGAACGGCGGAAGGAGAAGACGAAGACGGCGCACCACATTACGAGATAGTAACGCCGCGAAGGACAGAgaaaaaagtgtccaaaacAACGGACGTAGCATGGATTTGA